A genomic stretch from Kribbella amoyensis includes:
- a CDS encoding ABC transporter substrate-binding protein → MPKKSLVALAGALAAATLLAGCGGDANAGAGGPKLALDAALPTEVPDGVKIVVGDPTTEKALKLSGQLGKVDKFVQFANLSGGPQTTEAFRAKALDVGSVAEIPPIHATWTGLQVKIVASKFRQDALNHPIYELGIAPGVQVKTLPDLKGKKVAFSPGQAQGALVLKVLKKAGLTKEDVKLVELPSTGDVYSSALSAKQVDVAPIGGVQIKRYLSKYGKDGAATIRHGIRDDAGHLYVATESLEDAGKAAAIRAYVAAWGVAQDWTDKHPKEWIDGYYVKDQGLTAADGQWLVDNAGHPDISGDWSAAIERQQETIELLAQETGNDVIQAKDLYDLRFQSVAPDAIKAAGAGAAK, encoded by the coding sequence ATGCCTAAGAAATCACTCGTCGCCCTCGCCGGAGCCCTGGCAGCCGCCACGCTGCTCGCGGGCTGCGGTGGTGACGCCAACGCGGGTGCCGGTGGCCCGAAGCTGGCCCTCGACGCCGCGCTCCCGACCGAGGTCCCGGACGGCGTGAAGATCGTCGTCGGCGACCCGACCACCGAGAAGGCGCTGAAGCTTTCCGGCCAACTCGGCAAGGTGGACAAGTTCGTCCAGTTCGCCAACCTGAGTGGCGGTCCGCAGACCACCGAGGCGTTCCGGGCCAAGGCGCTCGACGTCGGTTCGGTCGCCGAGATCCCGCCGATCCACGCCACCTGGACCGGGCTGCAGGTCAAGATCGTCGCCTCGAAGTTCCGCCAGGACGCGCTGAACCACCCGATCTACGAGCTCGGCATCGCGCCCGGGGTCCAGGTAAAGACACTGCCGGACCTGAAGGGCAAGAAGGTCGCGTTCAGCCCCGGCCAGGCCCAGGGCGCGCTGGTCCTCAAGGTGCTGAAGAAAGCCGGTCTGACCAAGGAGGACGTCAAGCTGGTCGAGCTGCCCAGTACGGGTGACGTCTACTCCAGCGCGTTGTCGGCCAAGCAGGTCGACGTCGCCCCGATCGGCGGCGTCCAGATCAAGCGGTACCTGAGCAAGTACGGCAAGGACGGCGCCGCCACCATCCGGCACGGCATCCGCGACGACGCGGGTCACCTGTACGTCGCGACCGAGTCGCTGGAGGACGCCGGCAAGGCCGCCGCGATCCGTGCGTACGTCGCTGCCTGGGGCGTCGCCCAGGACTGGACCGACAAGCACCCGAAGGAATGGATCGACGGGTACTACGTGAAGGACCAGGGCCTGACCGCGGCCGACGGGCAGTGGCTCGTCGACAACGCCGGGCACCCGGACATCAGCGGGGACTGGAGTGCCGCGATCGAGCGGCAGCAGGAAACGATCGAGTTGCTGGCACAGGAGACCGGCAACGACGTGATCCAGGCCAAGGACCTCTACGACCTGCGGTTCCAGAGCGTCGCGCCCGACGCGATCAAGGCCGCCGGAGCGGGAGCAGCGAAATGA
- a CDS encoding ABC transporter ATP-binding protein, with product MATHPGGLTTLAPAVEVRDLVRSYDGRAVLDQLDLTIAPGEFVALLGKSGSGKSTLLRALAGLDHDVTGTGELAVPANVSVVFQDSRLLPWARVLDNVVLGLSGDAAEKGRQSLAEVGLAGREKAWPNELSGGEQQRVALARSLVREPELLLADEPFGALDALTRLKMHVLLRKLCEAHQPAVLLVTHDVDESIVLADRVIVLDEGRIVAEERIELAAPRSPADPGFAAIRARLLDALGVSL from the coding sequence ATGGCGACGCACCCTGGCGGACTGACGACACTGGCTCCTGCGGTCGAGGTCCGTGACCTGGTCCGCTCCTACGACGGGCGGGCGGTCCTGGACCAGCTCGACCTGACCATCGCGCCGGGCGAGTTCGTCGCCCTGCTCGGCAAGAGCGGCTCGGGCAAATCCACCTTGCTGCGCGCGCTGGCCGGACTCGACCACGACGTCACCGGTACCGGCGAGCTGGCCGTCCCGGCGAACGTGTCGGTGGTCTTCCAGGACTCCCGGTTGTTGCCCTGGGCCCGTGTTCTCGACAACGTCGTGCTCGGGCTGTCCGGTGACGCGGCCGAGAAGGGGCGGCAGAGCCTGGCCGAGGTCGGGCTCGCCGGTCGCGAGAAGGCCTGGCCGAACGAGCTGTCCGGGGGCGAGCAGCAGCGCGTCGCCCTGGCCCGCTCACTGGTCCGCGAACCGGAGCTGCTGCTCGCGGACGAGCCGTTCGGCGCCCTGGACGCGTTGACCCGGCTGAAGATGCACGTCCTGTTGCGGAAACTCTGCGAGGCGCACCAGCCCGCGGTCCTGCTGGTCACCCACGACGTGGACGAGTCGATCGTGCTCGCCGACCGGGTGATCGTGCTGGACGAGGGCCGGATCGTCGCCGAGGAGCGGATCGAGCTGGCCGCTCCGCGCAGTCCCGCCGACCCCGGGTTCGCCGCGATCCGGGCCCGCCTTCTCGACGCTCTGGGAGTTTCGCTGTGA
- a CDS encoding GNAT family N-acetyltransferase, giving the protein MGCRPRRLKTDARNLHSRAAIESVGATYEGTLRSWSRSWVPGEEDRLRDSAMYSIIDKDWPTRRTRLQARLALLRPTSQGTNQPLPKVRRGKARTGWATGW; this is encoded by the coding sequence GTGGGGTGTCGCCCGCGTCGACTGAAGACCGATGCCCGCAACCTGCACTCCCGCGCCGCCATCGAGAGCGTCGGCGCCACCTACGAGGGCACCCTGCGGAGCTGGTCCCGCTCCTGGGTCCCGGGTGAGGAAGATCGCCTCCGCGACTCCGCGATGTACTCGATCATCGACAAGGACTGGCCGACCCGCCGCACCCGTCTCCAAGCCCGGCTGGCCCTGCTCCGCCCCACCAGCCAGGGCACCAACCAGCCCCTGCCCAAAGTCCGTCGAGGCAAAGCCCGAACCGGCTGGGCCACCGGCTGGTAA
- a CDS encoding peptidase inhibitor family I36 protein — MKKSLTRTTAALATVAAATAVLTPAEAATTAAWDCPADAYGCLWDGYHGTGDRYVVRATGGYLLPAGYKDKISSMRAVRARKIILYNWHADKAAYVPIYEVFGPNGVGANVLPHENTADRIVVQV; from the coding sequence ATGAAGAAATCGCTGACCAGAACTACCGCCGCACTCGCGACGGTCGCTGCTGCCACGGCAGTACTTACGCCCGCCGAGGCCGCTACGACTGCGGCGTGGGACTGCCCCGCGGACGCCTACGGCTGCCTGTGGGACGGCTACCACGGCACTGGCGACCGCTACGTGGTTCGCGCGACCGGCGGGTACCTCCTGCCCGCCGGGTACAAGGACAAGATCTCGTCGATGCGGGCCGTCCGGGCCCGAAAGATCATCCTGTACAACTGGCACGCAGACAAAGCTGCGTACGTCCCCATCTACGAGGTGTTCGGTCCCAACGGCGTGGGGGCCAACGTCCTTCCCCACGAGAACACCGCGGACCGAATTGTGGTCCAGGTCTGA
- a CDS encoding DUF5926 family protein yields MGKKSRNRAKNTSTVTLDPADLVDVGPREPCPCGSGKRFKQCHGREQAQAADTFVVRPFEGLPAECDLIAFREIVPAGSAEVTLTGEHAGKKVNLVTLLPMAMPGLVRDDESIWIGLQTHASTGDPSRDVGHAITAALTTEPGNPIQLGDLLKDGPRLQDLIDTSEPITVKVHEGFDFWVGENVEDPTGEVAAGLERANAAASPTVRLDSVDAAYWTQIGDRRYLRWVMPHAEDTLLDALARLHAAGGSALTDGSRLIGSFRALGVLAPVWELPADAEAADLEKPAADFAAALDKALATEAPLSTEERAARAGLASRQLTIR; encoded by the coding sequence ATGGGAAAGAAGTCGCGCAACCGCGCCAAGAACACCTCCACCGTCACGCTCGACCCGGCCGACCTGGTCGATGTCGGGCCGCGGGAGCCCTGCCCCTGTGGTTCGGGCAAGCGGTTCAAGCAGTGCCACGGGCGGGAGCAGGCGCAGGCCGCGGACACTTTCGTGGTGCGGCCGTTCGAGGGGCTGCCGGCCGAGTGCGACCTGATCGCGTTCCGCGAGATCGTCCCGGCCGGGTCCGCCGAGGTGACGCTGACCGGCGAGCACGCGGGCAAGAAGGTCAATCTGGTCACCCTGCTGCCGATGGCGATGCCGGGCCTGGTCCGCGACGACGAGTCGATCTGGATCGGCCTGCAGACGCACGCCTCCACCGGCGACCCGAGTCGCGACGTCGGCCACGCGATCACCGCCGCGCTGACCACCGAGCCGGGCAACCCGATCCAGCTCGGTGACCTGCTGAAGGACGGTCCGCGGCTGCAGGACCTGATCGACACCAGCGAGCCGATCACCGTGAAGGTGCACGAGGGCTTCGACTTCTGGGTCGGCGAGAACGTCGAGGACCCGACCGGCGAGGTCGCCGCCGGCCTCGAACGCGCCAACGCCGCCGCCTCCCCGACGGTCCGCCTGGACTCGGTCGACGCGGCGTACTGGACCCAGATCGGCGACCGCCGGTACCTGCGCTGGGTGATGCCGCACGCCGAGGACACCCTGCTCGACGCGTTGGCCCGGCTGCACGCGGCCGGCGGCTCGGCCCTCACCGACGGCAGCCGCCTGATCGGCTCGTTCCGGGCCCTCGGGGTCCTTGCCCCGGTCTGGGAGCTCCCCGCCGACGCCGAGGCCGCCGACCTGGAGAAGCCGGCCGCCGACTTCGCCGCCGCCCTCGACAAGGCGCTCGCCACCGAAGCCCCGCTCAGCACCGAAGAGCGAGCCGCCCGAGCCGGCCTGGCCAGCCGCCAGCTCACCATCCGCTGA
- a CDS encoding ABC transporter permease, translating into MSGQTATLSGVRAERERTVVTQPVRARKRLGPGRPIRFGAAIGPALLLVIWSIGSAVGWLDPRVLSAPWTVVTTAGDLIADGRLQSNLLTSTQRAVVGLGLGVLLGTVLALLSGLSRIGEAILDGPIQIKRAIPSLALLPLLILWLGIGESMKITTITLGVFVPIYIHTHNGLRTIDSRYVELAQTVGLSRSEFIRRVVLPGALPGFLLGLRFAVTGAWLSLVVVEQINSTSGIGYMMELARTYGQTDIIIVGLVLYGILGLLSDGIVRLVQRRALSWRRTLAD; encoded by the coding sequence ATGAGCGGACAGACAGCGACCTTGTCCGGGGTGCGCGCCGAGCGCGAGCGCACCGTCGTCACCCAGCCGGTCCGGGCCCGCAAGCGGCTCGGTCCCGGCCGGCCGATCCGGTTCGGCGCCGCGATCGGACCCGCTCTGCTGCTGGTGATCTGGAGTATCGGATCCGCCGTCGGCTGGCTCGATCCACGGGTGCTCTCGGCACCGTGGACCGTCGTCACCACCGCCGGCGACCTGATCGCCGACGGCCGGCTGCAGTCCAACCTGCTCACCTCGACGCAGCGGGCCGTCGTCGGGCTCGGCCTGGGCGTCCTGCTCGGCACGGTGCTGGCGTTGCTGTCCGGCCTGAGCCGGATCGGCGAGGCGATCCTGGACGGGCCGATCCAGATCAAGCGGGCGATCCCGTCGCTGGCGTTGCTGCCGCTGCTGATCCTCTGGCTCGGCATCGGTGAGTCGATGAAGATCACCACGATCACCCTCGGCGTCTTCGTCCCGATCTACATCCACACCCACAACGGCCTGCGCACCATCGACAGCCGGTACGTCGAACTCGCGCAGACCGTCGGCCTGTCCCGGTCGGAGTTCATCCGCCGGGTGGTCCTGCCGGGCGCGCTGCCCGGGTTCCTGCTCGGCCTGCGGTTCGCGGTCACCGGGGCCTGGCTCTCGCTGGTCGTGGTCGAGCAGATCAACTCGACCAGCGGCATCGGCTACATGATGGAGCTGGCCCGGACCTACGGGCAGACGGACATCATCATCGTCGGCCTGGTCCTGTACGGCATCCTCGGCCTGCTCTCCGACGGCATCGTACGACTGGTTCAGAGGAGGGCCCTGTCATGGCGACGCACCCTGGCGGACTGA
- a CDS encoding zinc-binding dehydrogenase, with amino-acid sequence MLQTAHGSLHTGLGIQAGQTLLVRGGTSSIGVAAAVLAKEAGLTVLSTTRNPDRLALLAKLGVDHPLVDDGDVAGQVRAIRPEGVYAALELVGTNTLPDTLRATAIHGTVCFTGMLSDAWTIPDFYPIGYLPNGVRLTAYGGESSDLPADAFQRYVDLVAAGRLPIRIDRVFALEEIGAAHRVMEDGAAVGKLVVRV; translated from the coding sequence ATGCTGCAGACCGCCCACGGATCGCTGCACACCGGCCTCGGTATCCAGGCCGGCCAGACGTTGCTCGTCCGTGGCGGCACGTCCTCGATCGGCGTCGCGGCGGCCGTACTCGCGAAGGAGGCCGGCCTCACCGTCCTCTCGACGACGCGGAACCCGGATCGCCTTGCCCTGCTGGCGAAACTCGGCGTCGACCACCCTCTTGTCGATGACGGCGACGTCGCCGGCCAGGTCCGCGCGATCCGGCCCGAAGGCGTCTACGCGGCCCTCGAGCTTGTCGGCACCAACACCCTGCCGGACACCTTGCGCGCGACCGCGATCCACGGCACCGTTTGTTTCACCGGCATGCTGAGCGACGCGTGGACGATCCCCGACTTCTACCCGATCGGCTATCTCCCGAACGGCGTCCGGCTCACCGCGTACGGCGGGGAGAGCTCGGACCTGCCCGCCGACGCGTTCCAGCGGTACGTCGACCTGGTGGCCGCGGGCCGGCTGCCGATCCGGATCGACCGGGTCTTCGCGCTGGAGGAGATCGGCGCGGCGCACCGGGTGATGGAGGACGGCGCCGCCGTCGGCAAACTCGTCGTCCGGGTCTGA
- a CDS encoding glycerophosphodiester phosphodiesterase, which yields MAKRPSVIAHRGASENSPEHTLAAYRRALDAGADGFECDVRLTSDGHLVCVHDRRIERTSNGTGVLSTMSLEELDAFDWGSWKHPWADLDEEADLPDPDVTKVLTLETLLATVRDAGRPIELAIETKHPTRYAGLVERRLIEALDRFGWAHPRIGTESPARVMSFSWLSLRRVRTMAPGLRTVLLMDRVPLRFRDGSLPTGVSYAGPSLEIVTAHPEYVDRAHKHGHQVHVWTVNADEDVRHCRDIGVDAIISDRPQQALKTLADPTPALPLALRRPRTARRPLRRTPRKL from the coding sequence ATGGCGAAACGCCCGAGCGTCATTGCTCATCGCGGCGCGAGTGAGAACAGTCCCGAGCACACCCTGGCGGCGTACCGGCGCGCTCTGGACGCCGGCGCGGACGGGTTCGAGTGCGACGTCCGGCTCACCTCCGACGGCCACCTGGTCTGCGTCCACGACCGCCGGATCGAGCGCACCTCGAACGGGACCGGCGTGCTGTCGACGATGAGCCTGGAGGAGCTCGACGCCTTCGACTGGGGCTCCTGGAAGCACCCGTGGGCCGACCTCGACGAGGAGGCCGACCTGCCCGACCCGGACGTCACCAAGGTGCTGACCCTGGAAACCCTGCTCGCCACCGTCCGCGACGCCGGCCGCCCGATCGAGCTGGCGATCGAGACCAAGCACCCGACCCGGTACGCCGGGCTGGTCGAACGCCGCCTGATCGAGGCGCTGGACCGCTTCGGCTGGGCCCATCCCCGGATCGGGACCGAGTCCCCGGCCCGGGTGATGTCGTTCTCCTGGCTCTCGCTCCGCCGCGTCCGCACGATGGCGCCGGGGCTGCGGACGGTCCTGCTGATGGACCGGGTGCCGCTGCGCTTCCGCGACGGCTCGCTCCCGACCGGCGTCTCGTACGCGGGTCCGAGCCTGGAGATCGTCACCGCCCACCCCGAGTACGTCGACCGAGCGCACAAGCACGGCCACCAGGTCCACGTCTGGACCGTCAACGCGGACGAGGACGTCCGGCACTGCCGCGACATCGGCGTGGACGCCATCATCAGCGACCGCCCGCAGCAGGCCCTGAAGACGCTCGCCGACCCCACTCCGGCCCTCCCGCTGGCCCTCCGCCGCCCCAGGACGGCCCGCCGCCCGCTCCGCCGCACTCCCCGCAAGCTTTAG
- a CDS encoding dihydrofolate reductase family protein, producing the protein MTQQNARTVVGNITLSLDGRVNGAGGDFDMTWIVPHAITEGARDHMTKVTSPATTAVLGRKNFEGFGGFWPAVADDENAAPQDRAFSRWLNEVDKVVFSSTLTESPWQNSRIVDADPATVVRELRQQEGGDIVVLASGSVIKALLAADELDRLSITLAPELVGGGDRLFEDGLPATSWRLTHSVPTESGALCLYYDRVRS; encoded by the coding sequence ATGACCCAGCAGAACGCCCGCACCGTCGTCGGCAACATCACCCTCTCGCTGGACGGGCGGGTCAACGGCGCCGGCGGCGACTTCGACATGACCTGGATCGTGCCGCACGCGATCACCGAGGGCGCGCGGGACCACATGACGAAGGTGACCAGCCCGGCTACCACCGCAGTGCTCGGGCGGAAGAACTTCGAGGGCTTCGGCGGCTTCTGGCCGGCCGTGGCCGACGACGAGAACGCGGCCCCGCAGGACCGGGCCTTCTCCCGCTGGCTGAACGAGGTGGACAAGGTGGTCTTCTCCTCGACGCTGACCGAGTCGCCGTGGCAGAACTCCCGGATCGTCGACGCCGACCCGGCCACCGTGGTCCGCGAGCTCCGGCAGCAGGAGGGCGGCGACATCGTCGTGCTGGCGAGCGGCAGCGTGATCAAGGCCCTGCTGGCCGCGGACGAGCTCGACCGGCTCAGCATCACCCTGGCCCCTGAACTGGTCGGCGGCGGCGACCGCCTGTTCGAGGACGGCCTCCCGGCGACGTCGTGGCGGCTCACCCACTCGGTGCCGACCGAGTCCGGCGCGCTCTGCCTCTACTACGACCGCGTCCGCTCCTGA
- a CDS encoding arginine deiminase, with product MTEAYGVDSEVGPLRTVMLHRPGNELRRLTPRNNDKLLFDGIPWVGRAQEEHDAFAQALREREVEVLYLGELLTEALADPAARQTAIDGAGEDLRLGDTLRDYLRTAMSSLDPAGLAEALMAGVRNDEVRAGGLVTSLLAHEDFLIDPLPNLLFTRDSSVWIRDSVAVTSLAMPARSRETQLTELIYRFHPRFTGADKVYDHQLEHVEGGDVLALGPGVLAVGVGERTTPAGVERLARRVFAKDLAHTVLAVPIAQQRATMHLDTVCTMVDVDAVLMYPNMAEEMRALAVTTDGDQLHVAEPEPFLVAAAKALEIDTLRRIDTGLDPVTAEREQWDDGNNTLALAPRVCIAYERTVETNARLEESGIDVIRISGSELGSGRGGPRCMSCPILRDPLTRSADSGR from the coding sequence ATGACTGAGGCCTACGGCGTCGACAGCGAGGTCGGCCCGCTGCGGACGGTGATGCTGCACCGGCCGGGCAACGAGCTCCGCCGGCTGACCCCACGCAACAACGACAAGCTGCTGTTCGACGGCATCCCGTGGGTCGGCCGGGCACAGGAGGAGCACGACGCGTTCGCCCAGGCCCTGCGGGAGCGCGAGGTCGAGGTGCTCTACCTCGGCGAGTTGCTCACCGAGGCCCTGGCCGACCCCGCCGCCCGGCAGACCGCGATCGACGGCGCCGGCGAGGACCTCCGGCTCGGCGACACCCTGCGCGACTACCTGCGCACCGCGATGAGTTCGCTGGACCCGGCCGGGCTGGCCGAAGCGCTGATGGCCGGCGTGCGGAACGACGAGGTCCGGGCCGGTGGGCTCGTCACCTCGCTGCTCGCCCACGAAGACTTCCTCATCGACCCGCTGCCGAACCTGCTCTTCACCCGCGACTCCAGCGTGTGGATCCGCGATTCGGTGGCGGTGACGTCGCTGGCGATGCCGGCCCGGTCCCGCGAGACCCAGCTGACCGAGCTGATCTACAGGTTCCACCCGCGCTTCACCGGCGCCGACAAGGTGTACGACCACCAACTCGAGCACGTGGAAGGCGGCGACGTGCTCGCCCTCGGCCCCGGCGTCCTCGCGGTCGGTGTCGGCGAGCGGACCACCCCGGCCGGCGTCGAACGACTGGCCCGCCGGGTCTTCGCGAAGGACCTGGCCCACACCGTCCTCGCCGTCCCGATCGCCCAGCAGCGGGCCACGATGCACCTCGACACCGTCTGCACGATGGTCGACGTCGACGCCGTGCTGATGTACCCGAACATGGCCGAGGAGATGCGGGCCCTCGCCGTCACGACCGACGGCGACCAGCTGCACGTGGCCGAGCCGGAGCCGTTCCTGGTGGCGGCGGCCAAGGCGCTCGAGATCGACACCCTCCGTCGCATCGACACCGGCCTCGACCCGGTCACGGCCGAACGCGAGCAGTGGGACGACGGCAACAACACCCTCGCCCTGGCCCCGCGGGTCTGCATCGCCTACGAGCGGACCGTCGAGACCAACGCCCGCCTGGAGGAGTCCGGGATCGACGTCATCCGGATCTCCGGCTCCGAGCTCGGCTCCGGTCGCGGCGGCCCGCGCTGCATGTCCTGCCCGATCCTTCGCGACCCGCTCACCAGGTCGGCCGACTCGGGTCGATGA
- a CDS encoding ATP-binding protein — translation MPADVSVVDVVLPHEVSAVADARRRLAGYLQRLRVAENARDDAQLVLSELLSNAIRYAPALPTGEVRATWWVDKAGIHLEVTDGRGDTEPQRIADAHPESIGGRGLAIVDVLTSDWGIRTGTTHRTVYAVIPR, via the coding sequence ATGCCTGCTGATGTGAGCGTTGTGGATGTCGTCCTGCCGCACGAAGTGTCCGCGGTGGCGGATGCCCGTCGCCGCCTGGCCGGCTACCTCCAGCGCCTCCGGGTCGCCGAGAACGCTCGTGACGATGCGCAACTGGTCCTCTCCGAACTGTTGTCGAACGCGATCCGCTACGCCCCCGCACTCCCCACCGGCGAGGTCCGCGCCACCTGGTGGGTCGACAAGGCCGGGATCCACCTCGAGGTCACCGACGGCCGCGGCGACACGGAGCCGCAGCGGATCGCCGACGCGCACCCCGAGTCCATCGGCGGCCGCGGCCTGGCCATCGTCGACGTCCTGACCAGCGACTGGGGCATCCGTACCGGCACCACCCATCGCACGGTCTACGCGGTCATCCCGCGCTGA
- a CDS encoding LLM class flavin-dependent oxidoreductase, with product MTRHLHLNAFLMSTGHHEASWRLPESNPFANTEVEHYRELARIAERAKFDSIFFADSPVLLGDIGRRPAGSLEPTVLLTAIAAATSRIGLIATASTTYNEPFNLARRFASVDHVSGGRAGWNVVTTAGPEAARNFNLSDQPAHAERYERAAEFLEIAFKLWDSWEDGAAIADKAAGVWGDNERVRPIDHLGRHFQVRGPLNLPRAPQGYPLIVQAGSSEDGKGLAARYAEAVFTAQQTLADAQAFYADLKARTSALGRDPDGIKILPGIVPVIGSTETEALALERELDELIKPEYARAQLARTLRVSPDDLPLDQQLPAELPDEDEIEGAKSRYTLIVSLAHREKLTVRELIGRLGGGRGHRTFSGTPEQVADAIQDWFDQGAADGFNIMPAVLPSGLVAFAEHVVPLLQERGLFRREYEGTTLREHYGLARPVGRTSSLQEATA from the coding sequence GTGACCAGACATCTGCACCTGAACGCGTTCCTGATGAGCACCGGGCACCACGAGGCGTCCTGGCGGCTGCCGGAGAGCAACCCGTTCGCGAACACCGAGGTCGAGCACTACCGGGAGCTGGCCCGGATCGCCGAACGGGCGAAGTTCGACTCGATCTTCTTCGCCGACTCCCCGGTCCTGCTCGGCGACATCGGCCGGCGGCCCGCGGGCTCGCTCGAACCCACGGTCCTGCTCACCGCGATCGCGGCCGCCACCTCCCGGATCGGCCTGATCGCGACCGCGTCCACGACGTACAACGAGCCGTTCAACCTGGCTCGCCGGTTCGCCAGTGTGGACCACGTCAGCGGTGGCCGGGCCGGGTGGAACGTGGTCACCACCGCGGGTCCCGAGGCGGCCCGGAACTTCAACCTATCCGACCAGCCCGCGCACGCGGAACGGTACGAGCGGGCGGCCGAGTTCCTGGAGATCGCCTTCAAGCTGTGGGACTCGTGGGAGGACGGTGCCGCGATCGCCGACAAGGCGGCCGGCGTCTGGGGCGACAACGAGCGGGTCCGGCCGATCGACCACCTCGGCCGGCACTTCCAGGTCCGCGGGCCGCTCAACCTGCCGCGGGCGCCCCAGGGGTACCCGTTGATCGTCCAGGCCGGCTCGTCCGAGGACGGGAAGGGCCTGGCCGCGCGGTACGCGGAGGCCGTGTTCACCGCGCAGCAGACGCTGGCGGACGCGCAGGCGTTCTACGCCGACCTGAAGGCCCGGACGTCCGCGCTCGGCCGGGACCCGGACGGGATCAAGATCCTGCCGGGCATCGTGCCGGTGATCGGGTCGACCGAGACCGAGGCGCTCGCGCTGGAACGCGAACTGGACGAGCTGATCAAGCCCGAGTACGCGCGGGCCCAGCTGGCCAGGACGTTGCGGGTGTCCCCGGACGACCTGCCGCTGGACCAGCAACTGCCGGCCGAGTTGCCGGACGAGGACGAAATCGAGGGCGCGAAGAGCCGGTACACGCTGATCGTCTCCCTGGCTCACCGGGAGAAGCTGACCGTGCGGGAGCTGATCGGCCGGCTGGGTGGTGGCCGCGGTCACCGTACCTTCAGCGGGACGCCGGAGCAGGTGGCGGACGCGATCCAGGACTGGTTCGACCAGGGTGCGGCCGACGGGTTCAACATCATGCCCGCGGTGCTGCCGTCGGGGTTGGTCGCGTTCGCGGAGCACGTGGTGCCGTTGCTGCAGGAGCGCGGGTTGTTCCGGCGGGAGTACGAGGGGACGACGTTGCGCGAGCACTACGGTCTCGCCCGCCCGGTGGGCCGGACGTCTTCGTTGCAGGAGGCAACTGCCTGA
- a CDS encoding GNAT family N-acetyltransferase, producing MTADPARYDGRGARMAGEFVLTAPVLVGEFVRLEPLEYRHAADLAVAAEEDRSSYRYTWVPTAQEIDDYLAAQLARADTGRLAPYAQVDPATGRAIGATAYWDPRPWPDGTGLSAIEVGFTWLAASAQRTGVNAEAKLLLFSHAFEQWGVARVD from the coding sequence GTGACGGCGGATCCGGCCCGGTACGACGGCCGCGGTGCTCGGATGGCCGGCGAGTTCGTGTTGACGGCACCCGTGCTGGTGGGGGAGTTCGTGCGGCTGGAGCCGTTGGAGTACCGGCACGCGGCCGATCTCGCGGTCGCGGCCGAGGAGGATCGGAGCAGTTACCGGTACACCTGGGTACCGACGGCCCAGGAGATCGACGACTACCTCGCGGCCCAGCTCGCTCGGGCCGATACCGGGCGACTGGCCCCGTACGCGCAGGTGGACCCGGCCACCGGACGGGCGATCGGCGCGACGGCGTACTGGGATCCGCGGCCCTGGCCGGACGGTACCGGGCTGAGCGCGATCGAGGTCGGGTTCACCTGGCTCGCGGCGTCGGCGCAGCGGACGGGGGTGAACGCCGAGGCGAAGCTCCTGCTCTTCAGTCACGCCTTCGAGCAGTGGGGTGTCGCCCGCGTCGACTGA
- a CDS encoding flavin reductase family protein, with translation MSVHAFNPAQNGRPGLTVVPDHTEERTVDAAVFRSVFRRHAAGVVVITADAGHGPVGFTATSLVSVSLLPPLVSFSLATSASSWPAISSTGSLVINFLDAGQRDLAGRFATSGIDRFAEPTRWSRLGTGEPVLDDAPSFLRAQVEHRFAVGENHIVVARLAGHAERREHSPLLYHDGQYVTTA, from the coding sequence ATGTCCGTCCATGCGTTCAACCCTGCCCAGAACGGCCGGCCCGGGCTCACCGTCGTGCCCGACCACACCGAGGAGCGGACCGTCGACGCCGCCGTGTTCCGCTCGGTCTTCCGCCGGCACGCCGCCGGTGTCGTGGTGATCACCGCCGACGCCGGCCACGGCCCGGTCGGCTTCACCGCGACCTCGCTCGTCTCGGTCAGCCTGCTGCCGCCGCTGGTGTCGTTCTCGCTCGCCACCTCCGCGTCCAGCTGGCCGGCCATCAGCAGCACCGGCAGCCTGGTGATCAACTTCCTGGACGCCGGCCAGCGCGACCTGGCCGGCCGGTTCGCCACCAGCGGGATCGACCGGTTCGCCGAGCCGACCCGCTGGTCCCGGCTGGGCACCGGCGAACCCGTCCTGGACGACGCCCCGAGCTTCCTGCGGGCCCAGGTCGAGCACCGGTTCGCGGTCGGCGAGAACCACATCGTCGTGGCCCGGCTCGCCGGCCACGCCGAACGCCGCGAGCACAGCCCGCTGCTCTACCACGACGGCCAGTACGTCACCACCGCCTGA